Proteins encoded together in one Pseudomonas arsenicoxydans window:
- a CDS encoding YagK/YfjJ domain-containing protein codes for MHSLNPTSYTRVSQSQASILIERLVQSIERTDRPAFEIIQSPSGYERVQETWLSKYFDSMQQMLDLFYDDEAYVYSEHLRAFWQACQDIGLERSSASLICLNEQGTGYLDYHHAMNVLVARIRQIVRSKKFKRKENDRLYEASQKRAKLTEYVGRVLDRYSRTVVVRVDLHYRAIARARLLIEHVFEDLDMLVRARERNSIFKHETGYICSVEQGEDKGFHIHAAFFFNGAEVRSDFNKARDIGELWERISRGHGYCYSCNDDKDRYGEEVGIGTIRRADTQACGKVIKAMHYLTKDTQHLRIKPAGARTLRTGRVRRTTA; via the coding sequence ATGCACTCACTCAACCCTACCTCCTACACTCGCGTATCCCAGTCTCAAGCCTCGATCCTGATCGAGCGACTCGTTCAGTCCATTGAGCGTACTGACAGACCTGCCTTCGAGATCATCCAGTCTCCATCGGGATACGAGCGGGTGCAGGAGACCTGGCTCTCCAAATATTTCGACTCCATGCAGCAGATGCTTGATCTCTTCTATGATGATGAAGCCTACGTCTACAGCGAGCACCTGCGAGCCTTCTGGCAAGCCTGTCAGGACATTGGCCTAGAGCGTAGTTCTGCAAGCCTGATCTGCCTGAATGAGCAAGGGACGGGATACTTGGATTACCATCACGCCATGAACGTGCTGGTCGCTCGGATTCGTCAGATAGTCCGAAGCAAGAAGTTCAAGCGTAAGGAGAATGACCGTCTCTATGAGGCCAGCCAGAAGCGGGCCAAGCTTACTGAGTACGTGGGGCGGGTGCTGGATCGCTATTCCCGCACGGTTGTGGTGCGGGTGGATCTGCACTACCGAGCAATAGCACGGGCACGTCTGCTTATCGAGCATGTGTTTGAGGACCTGGATATGCTGGTCCGAGCGAGGGAGCGTAATTCAATCTTCAAGCACGAGACGGGCTATATCTGTTCAGTCGAGCAAGGAGAGGACAAGGGGTTCCACATCCATGCAGCCTTCTTCTTCAATGGTGCTGAGGTACGTAGCGACTTTAATAAAGCGAGGGACATTGGTGAGCTGTGGGAGCGGATCAGCCGTGGGCATGGGTACTGCTACAGCTGCAACGATGACAAGGACCGTTACGGTGAAGAGGTCGGTATCGGGACTATCAGGCGTGCTGACACTCAGGCGTGCGGCAAGGTAATCAAGGCCATGCACTACCTCACCAAAGACACTCAACATCTACGTATCAAGCCGGCAGGGGCACGTACCTTACGTACAGGTCGCGTTCGACGGACAACTGCTTGA
- a CDS encoding type I restriction endonuclease subunit R: MSHIHHECELERHIVEQLTASGWLVGKSADYDAGRALFAEDVLGWLEDSQPDAMAKLRAMNGAGTRDVVLDRLVKQLENKVEGGTVNVLRYGFAVAGGGTLAMSQGLPEDDRNKTVIQRYEANRLRVLPQLRYSLDKADEIDLAFFINGIPVATVELKTDFTQSVEAAMQQYRMDRKPERKSGGLEPLLTFRRGAVVHFAMSDSDIRMTTKLAGDSTFFLPFNRSNDGAAGNPPGDNNSYPVSYFWERVLQKDNWLHIFHRFVLQDRKEAQDVNGKTYFKEGLIFPRFHQWESVTKMIDAVRIEGAGQPYLIQHSAGSGKTNTIAWTAHSLIRVRRPDGEPYFHSVIVVTDRQVLDQQLQEAIQQIEHQAGVVCAIDRQQSSLPKSQQLAKAMLDGVPIIVCTLQTFPYAQKVILGETSLRNRRFAIIIDEAHSSMGGSTADDLRYVLTGQSEEEWDKLSKEQRLSVWQSSRSRPGNASYFAFTATPKHSTLSLFGRPRNRALPVSQENPPAPFHLYTMQQAIEEGFILDVLKNYTSYNVAFKIGSEFVDDKRVDEKNAKRSLARWLSLNPVNVGQKVELIVEHFRKNVAHLLGGQAKAMLVTSSRAAAVKYHLALQDYCQRKGYDNVLAMVAFSGEVPNTDVQEGSLPSDHHFSETSLNPGLHGRDMRKVFDTPDYRVMIVANKYQTGFDQPKLLAMYLDKKISGVEAVQTLSRLNRTFPGKDKTYVIDFANEAEEILAAFKTFYRDAQVADIQDPNIVYDIKQRLDGMFIYEAAEVDAFGEAIVDRNVTHQKLYSLTQSATDRFNGKLKTLNDAIDQWEKAWEAAHDNGDEKGMEYADVQRAEYCMARDELMIFSESLTKFVRTYEYIAQLVEFGDPALESFASYARLLRKRLKGISAEQVDLGDLKLSHYKIKNGEGLTGLSAVGETPELYGITDNGLRDARDREKKYLADLIEKLNNAFGKDITDTDQVAFAVHVSEKLRDDVVVMAQVQNNTMDQAMRADLPTKAIQAIAGAMSSHASMATKLLSDEATRDVFLTVVYELLKKDAGADLLSSTRA, from the coding sequence ATGAGCCACATCCACCACGAATGCGAACTCGAACGCCACATCGTCGAACAACTGACTGCCAGCGGCTGGTTGGTCGGCAAGTCCGCCGATTATGACGCGGGGCGAGCGCTGTTCGCGGAGGATGTACTCGGCTGGTTAGAAGACAGCCAGCCCGATGCGATGGCCAAGCTGCGTGCCATGAATGGAGCTGGTACACGCGATGTGGTTCTGGATCGGTTGGTCAAGCAACTGGAAAACAAAGTCGAGGGCGGCACAGTCAACGTGCTGCGTTATGGCTTTGCTGTTGCCGGTGGAGGCACGCTGGCGATGAGCCAAGGCCTGCCCGAGGACGATCGCAACAAGACGGTGATCCAGCGCTATGAAGCCAACCGCCTGCGCGTGTTGCCGCAGCTGCGTTACTCGCTGGACAAGGCTGATGAGATTGACCTGGCCTTCTTTATTAACGGTATTCCCGTGGCCACAGTGGAGCTGAAGACTGACTTCACTCAATCGGTCGAGGCTGCCATGCAGCAGTACCGCATGGATCGCAAGCCCGAGCGCAAGAGCGGTGGTCTTGAGCCGCTACTGACCTTCAGGCGTGGTGCAGTAGTGCATTTCGCCATGAGCGATAGCGACATCCGCATGACCACTAAACTGGCGGGTGATTCTACTTTCTTCCTGCCGTTCAACAGGAGCAACGATGGCGCTGCAGGCAACCCGCCCGGCGACAACAACAGCTATCCAGTGAGCTATTTCTGGGAGCGGGTGCTACAGAAAGACAACTGGCTGCACATCTTCCATCGCTTTGTGCTGCAGGATCGTAAGGAGGCCCAGGATGTAAACGGCAAGACATACTTCAAGGAAGGTCTGATTTTCCCGCGTTTCCATCAGTGGGAAAGCGTAACCAAAATGATCGACGCCGTTCGCATCGAGGGTGCTGGGCAGCCTTATCTGATCCAGCACAGCGCCGGCTCTGGCAAGACCAACACCATTGCCTGGACAGCGCATTCACTGATTCGCGTACGCCGGCCAGATGGCGAACCCTACTTTCACAGCGTCATCGTGGTCACCGATCGCCAGGTGCTGGATCAGCAGCTGCAGGAGGCCATTCAACAAATCGAGCACCAGGCAGGAGTGGTGTGCGCCATCGATCGTCAGCAATCCAGTTTGCCGAAGAGCCAGCAGTTGGCCAAAGCGATGCTCGATGGCGTGCCGATCATCGTCTGCACACTGCAGACCTTTCCCTACGCACAGAAAGTGATCCTTGGCGAGACCAGCCTGCGCAACCGTCGATTTGCCATCATTATTGACGAAGCGCACAGCTCCATGGGTGGTAGCACCGCCGATGACCTGCGCTATGTGTTGACCGGCCAAAGTGAGGAAGAGTGGGACAAGCTGAGCAAGGAGCAGCGTCTGTCGGTCTGGCAGTCTTCACGCAGCAGACCAGGGAATGCCAGCTACTTTGCCTTCACCGCCACGCCCAAGCATTCAACCCTGAGTCTTTTTGGCCGCCCACGTAATAGGGCGCTGCCGGTGAGCCAGGAAAATCCACCGGCACCGTTTCACCTCTACACCATGCAGCAGGCCATCGAGGAGGGTTTTATCCTAGATGTGTTGAAGAACTACACCAGTTACAACGTGGCGTTCAAAATCGGTAGCGAGTTCGTTGATGACAAGCGTGTAGATGAGAAGAACGCCAAGCGTTCGCTGGCCAGGTGGCTGTCACTCAACCCGGTGAACGTGGGTCAGAAGGTCGAGTTGATCGTCGAGCACTTTCGCAAAAACGTGGCACACCTGCTGGGTGGCCAGGCCAAGGCTATGCTGGTGACCAGTTCCCGTGCGGCAGCGGTGAAGTACCACCTAGCGCTGCAGGACTATTGCCAGCGCAAGGGCTACGACAATGTGCTGGCGATGGTGGCTTTCTCCGGCGAGGTGCCAAATACAGATGTTCAGGAAGGTAGCCTGCCCAGTGATCACCATTTCAGCGAAACCAGCTTGAACCCTGGTCTGCATGGTCGCGACATGCGCAAAGTGTTCGATACCCCGGACTACCGGGTGATGATCGTTGCCAACAAATACCAGACTGGGTTCGACCAGCCCAAGCTGCTGGCGATGTACCTGGACAAAAAAATCTCTGGCGTGGAAGCGGTGCAGACCCTATCGCGGTTGAATCGCACCTTCCCAGGCAAAGACAAAACCTACGTCATTGACTTCGCTAACGAGGCAGAAGAGATACTGGCGGCCTTCAAGACCTTCTACCGCGATGCTCAAGTGGCCGATATTCAGGACCCAAATATCGTCTATGACATCAAGCAGCGCTTGGATGGCATGTTCATCTATGAGGCTGCAGAGGTGGATGCTTTTGGCGAGGCCATCGTGGACCGTAACGTCACTCATCAGAAGCTTTACTCGCTGACTCAATCCGCCACTGACCGTTTCAACGGCAAGTTGAAAACGCTCAACGATGCTATCGATCAGTGGGAAAAGGCCTGGGAGGCCGCCCATGACAACGGTGATGAAAAGGGGATGGAGTACGCCGACGTGCAACGGGCGGAGTACTGCATGGCTCGTGATGAGTTGATGATATTCAGCGAGAGCCTGACTAAGTTCGTCCGCACTTATGAGTACATTGCTCAGTTGGTGGAATTTGGTGACCCCGCACTGGAGTCGTTCGCCAGCTACGCGCGGCTGCTGCGTAAACGTTTGAAGGGTATCAGTGCCGAACAGGTGGACCTGGGTGATCTCAAACTCAGTCACTACAAAATCAAGAACGGTGAAGGTCTGACCGGACTTTCAGCCGTGGGCGAAACCCCCGAGCTGTATGGCATCACCGATAACGGCCTGCGCGACGCGCGTGACCGCGAGAAAAAATACCTCGCCGACCTGATCGAAAAGCTCAACAACGCCTTCGGCAAGGACATCACCGACACGGATCAGGTGGCTTTCGCTGTGCATGTCTCCGAAAAGCTTCGTGACGATGTAGTGGTCATGGCTCAGGTGCAGAACAACACCATGGATCAGGCCATGAGGGCCGACCTGCCGACGAAAGCCATCCAAGCGATTGCCGGTGCCATGAGCAGCCATGCCAGCATGGCAACCAAGCTACTGAGCGACGAGGCGACGCGGGATGTGTTCCTGACGGTGGTGTATGAGTTGCTGAAGAAGGATGCAGGGGCAGACCTGCTGAGTTCGACCAGGGCTTAA
- a CDS encoding restriction endonuclease subunit S — protein sequence MSNYNPYPAYKDSGVEWLGRVPEHWTIGPYKATIQIENGSDYKEVEADDGYPVIGSGGPFAFSSSRMYEGESVLLGRKGTIDKPLYVNGAFWAVDTMYWSIIKPGAHGRFSYYIATTIPFDMYSTNTALPSMTKSVLGSHIVAFPRFEEQQAIATHLDRETARIDALVEKKVRFIELLREKILSSVGKAFECEESRWIRLQHICDVMSRPTEQEEEKSYVRLGLYNRGRGIFKKEEADAEDMGDSDFFWVECGDLILSGQFAWEGSVALAGAEHDACVVSHRYPIIRGRSGEVLTEYLLAFFLSHYGDFLLNDCSRGSAGRNRPLNLGSLLKWKIPVPPMEQQEKVASLVRYRRELLRKVEISITLLKERRSALITAAVTGQIDLRETV from the coding sequence GTGAGTAATTACAATCCGTACCCGGCTTACAAGGATTCCGGGGTGGAGTGGTTAGGGCGGGTACCGGAGCATTGGACTATTGGTCCGTACAAGGCAACCATTCAGATTGAAAATGGCTCGGATTACAAAGAAGTCGAGGCAGATGACGGCTATCCAGTGATCGGCTCGGGCGGCCCTTTCGCGTTTTCTTCGAGCCGAATGTACGAAGGGGAGTCGGTTCTTCTTGGCCGAAAGGGGACAATTGATAAACCGCTATATGTTAATGGCGCTTTCTGGGCTGTAGACACCATGTACTGGTCGATAATAAAACCGGGAGCACATGGGCGGTTTTCGTACTACATCGCAACAACTATTCCCTTTGACATGTACTCAACAAACACCGCTTTGCCGAGCATGACTAAAAGTGTGCTGGGCTCTCACATTGTTGCTTTCCCACGATTTGAGGAGCAGCAAGCCATTGCCACTCATCTCGACCGCGAAACCGCCCGGATCGACGCGTTGGTGGAAAAGAAAGTCCGCTTTATCGAACTGCTGCGTGAAAAAATACTGTCGTCTGTTGGCAAGGCTTTTGAGTGTGAAGAGAGCCGGTGGATTAGGTTGCAGCATATCTGCGATGTGATGTCTCGCCCGACAGAGCAAGAGGAAGAGAAAAGCTATGTTCGCCTTGGTCTTTATAACCGTGGACGCGGCATATTTAAGAAAGAAGAAGCCGATGCTGAAGATATGGGGGACTCAGATTTTTTCTGGGTTGAGTGCGGGGATCTAATTCTAAGCGGGCAATTTGCATGGGAAGGTTCAGTTGCACTGGCTGGTGCTGAACATGATGCTTGTGTAGTTTCTCATCGCTACCCAATTATTCGAGGGCGTAGTGGCGAAGTCTTGACAGAGTATCTCTTGGCATTTTTTCTGAGTCATTATGGGGATTTTTTGCTGAATGATTGCTCAAGAGGGTCGGCTGGACGAAATCGACCTCTGAATTTAGGCAGTTTGTTGAAGTGGAAGATTCCTGTGCCTCCAATGGAGCAGCAAGAAAAAGTGGCATCGCTTGTGCGCTACAGGCGTGAGCTTTTGCGGAAAGTTGAGATCAGCATAACCCTTCTCAAAGAACGCCGCTCCGCTCTGATCACCGCAGCCGTCACCGGCCAGATCGACCTGCGGGAGACGGTATGA
- a CDS encoding type I restriction-modification system subunit M, whose translation MDQQNLAEFIWSVADVLRGDFKQSEFGRIILPFTVLRRLECVLEPTRDKVRSQYQSMQASGVDMDLILPATASATFYNVSQFALGSVGSTSTRANLEDYIAKFSANARQVFERFAFDGWLEKLEKANLLYLVTQKFASIDLHPNVISNHEMGLVFEHLIRKFAESANDTAGEFFTPRDVVRLATTLIFAPDHQALNGDGVVRTVYDCAAGTGGFLSSAIEQVAEWNPNARLVPYAQELNPETYAISVADKLIQGYDTKNIKLGNTLSNDLLLHEQFDYCLANPPFGVKWEKVQKQVQDEQTSLGFAGRFGAGLPRVGDGSLLFLMHLLSKRKPVELGGSRIGIVLSGSPLFNGGAGSGESEIRRWILENDWLEAIIALPNDLFYNTGIGTYIWVLSNHKDALRKGQVQLIDATAMHAPMRKSLGSKRKFLSEQQIAEIAKLHETGENSPNSKVFATTDFGYRRITVERPLRLRFSVTSDKLATYQNTRGADQAEAFATVEGSFDNLPAFLKAAGIKKLGKAALKAALSCFGERDGGAQPVLDDKGNVQADSDLRENENVPLNQSIDDYFAREVLPHVPDAWIDTSKTDAKDGLVGIVGYEINFNRYFYVYQPPRALAEIDAELKAVEAEIAALLGEVTA comes from the coding sequence GTGGACCAGCAAAACCTAGCCGAATTCATCTGGAGCGTGGCCGACGTGCTGCGCGGCGATTTCAAGCAGTCGGAGTTCGGTCGCATCATCTTGCCGTTCACCGTCCTGCGTCGTTTGGAGTGTGTGCTAGAACCGACCCGCGACAAGGTACGCAGCCAATATCAGTCCATGCAGGCCAGTGGTGTGGACATGGACCTGATTCTGCCGGCCACCGCTAGTGCCACCTTTTATAACGTCTCGCAGTTCGCTCTAGGCAGTGTTGGCTCCACCAGCACCCGCGCCAACCTAGAGGACTACATCGCTAAGTTTTCCGCCAACGCCCGTCAAGTGTTCGAGCGCTTTGCCTTCGATGGCTGGCTGGAAAAACTGGAGAAAGCAAACCTGCTGTACCTGGTGACGCAGAAGTTCGCTAGCATCGACCTGCACCCGAATGTCATTAGCAACCATGAAATGGGGCTGGTGTTTGAGCACCTGATCCGCAAGTTCGCTGAGTCGGCAAACGACACCGCAGGTGAGTTTTTTACTCCACGTGACGTGGTTCGCCTTGCCACCACGCTGATTTTTGCGCCGGATCATCAAGCCCTGAATGGCGATGGCGTTGTGCGTACTGTGTATGACTGCGCCGCCGGCACCGGCGGCTTCCTGTCGTCAGCCATCGAGCAGGTGGCAGAATGGAACCCCAATGCCCGCTTGGTTCCCTACGCTCAGGAATTGAATCCGGAAACCTACGCCATCTCGGTGGCGGACAAGTTGATTCAGGGTTATGACACCAAAAATATCAAGCTTGGCAACACCCTATCCAACGACTTGCTGCTCCATGAGCAGTTCGACTACTGCCTGGCCAACCCTCCGTTCGGGGTGAAGTGGGAGAAGGTGCAGAAGCAGGTACAGGACGAGCAAACCAGCCTCGGTTTCGCCGGGCGCTTCGGTGCTGGCTTGCCACGGGTGGGCGATGGTTCGCTGCTGTTCTTGATGCACCTGCTGTCCAAGCGAAAGCCGGTGGAGCTGGGTGGCAGTCGCATCGGAATCGTGTTGTCCGGTTCACCACTTTTCAACGGTGGCGCGGGCTCGGGCGAGTCGGAAATCCGCCGCTGGATTTTGGAGAACGATTGGCTGGAGGCGATCATTGCTCTGCCCAACGACTTGTTCTACAACACCGGCATCGGCACCTACATCTGGGTGCTGTCCAACCACAAGGACGCCTTGCGCAAAGGTCAAGTGCAACTGATCGACGCCACAGCCATGCACGCGCCCATGCGTAAAAGCCTGGGTAGCAAACGTAAGTTTCTCTCTGAACAGCAGATTGCCGAAATCGCCAAGCTGCACGAAACCGGTGAAAACTCGCCGAATAGCAAGGTGTTTGCCACTACCGACTTCGGCTACCGTCGTATTACCGTTGAGCGTCCGTTGCGCCTGCGTTTCTCGGTTACATCGGACAAGCTCGCGACTTATCAAAATACTAGGGGGGCTGATCAAGCCGAAGCTTTCGCCACGGTCGAAGGTAGCTTCGACAACCTGCCAGCCTTTCTTAAGGCAGCGGGAATCAAGAAACTCGGCAAGGCCGCACTGAAAGCCGCGCTGAGTTGCTTCGGCGAGCGTGATGGCGGCGCCCAGCCGGTTCTGGACGACAAAGGCAACGTCCAGGCCGACAGCGACCTGCGTGAGAACGAGAACGTGCCGCTGAACCAGTCCATCGACGATTACTTCGCTCGCGAAGTGCTGCCCCATGTGCCGGATGCCTGGATCGATACCAGCAAGACCGACGCGAAGGATGGGCTGGTCGGCATCGTCGGTTACGAGATCAACTTCAACCGTTACTTTTACGTTTACCAGCCGCCGCGTGCGTTGGCTGAGATTGATGCTGAGCTCAAGGCCGTTGAAGCCGAGATTGCAGCGCTATTGGGTGAGGTGACGGCGTGA
- a CDS encoding helix-turn-helix transcriptional regulator gives MRIIRLKEVINSTGLARSTIYKYIGEGSFPKPVSLGDRCVAWVESEVHDWILARIEARDLAEE, from the coding sequence ATGAGGATCATCCGCTTGAAAGAAGTCATCAACTCGACCGGTCTGGCACGGTCGACCATCTACAAGTATATCGGGGAAGGCAGCTTTCCCAAGCCGGTCTCACTGGGGGATCGGTGCGTTGCATGGGTGGAAAGTGAAGTTCACGACTGGATTCTGGCTAGGATTGAGGCACGCGACTTGGCCGAGGAATAG
- a CDS encoding JAB domain-containing protein encodes MKYHKLIAGETTGTYILESPITEADILQMAQQLAMSRLSKGRALTEPKHVFSHLQTLLQYHEHEVFALLLLDTKHQVIGFRELFRGTLDGASVHAREVVKIALEHNAAAAILVHKVHNNPSGDPELSQTNRALTATLKNALSMIGTQLLDHVVVGYEGGVSLAERGIL; translated from the coding sequence ATGAAATATCACAAGCTCATCGCCGGTGAAACGACCGGCACTTATATCTTGGAATCACCAATCACCGAAGCTGACATCCTGCAGATGGCTCAACAACTCGCAATGAGTCGCTTGTCGAAAGGTCGGGCATTGACTGAGCCTAAGCACGTCTTCAGCCACCTACAAACACTGCTGCAGTACCACGAGCATGAAGTCTTTGCGTTATTGCTGCTCGATACCAAGCACCAGGTGATCGGTTTCCGAGAGCTATTCAGAGGCACCCTTGACGGAGCCAGCGTGCACGCAAGGGAAGTGGTCAAAATCGCCCTGGAACACAACGCTGCCGCGGCGATCCTTGTTCATAAGGTACATAACAATCCCTCCGGTGACCCGGAGCTCAGTCAAACCAATCGCGCACTGACCGCGACCCTCAAAAATGCCCTCAGCATGATTGGCACCCAATTATTGGATCATGTCGTCGTAGGTTATGAAGGCGGCGTATCGCTGGCAGAACGGGGGATTCTGTAG
- a CDS encoding YqaJ viral recombinase family nuclease: protein METQSLQQSCSKPRPALRLVGTKQLPREDWLAVRKQGIGSSDAAAAVGLNPYKSQLELWLEKTGRDESLPKLDPQDEESPAYWGNVLEPIVAWHYSKRSGNRVRRINAVLQHPDPKLPWMLANIDREVIGTDDVQILECKTAGINGARLWKEGVPEYVQLQVMHQLVVTGKQAADVAVLLGGQHLEIHRIERDESMIARLIDLERLFWDYVVSDTPPPADGSASAEAALRCLYPEDNGQTLDFSQHMELTSTYLEFKAVRQSIAQQETREAQLKQVLQQAMGAATRAEFAEGYISWKKSKDSTGLDVEQMLKDKPYLQARYPKLKEGSRRFLIG from the coding sequence ATGGAAACGCAATCGCTGCAACAATCCTGCAGTAAACCCCGCCCCGCCTTGCGCCTGGTGGGGACCAAACAACTTCCCCGAGAAGACTGGCTGGCTGTGCGTAAACAAGGCATCGGCAGCTCGGATGCCGCCGCTGCTGTAGGTCTTAACCCTTACAAATCCCAGTTGGAGCTGTGGCTGGAGAAAACTGGCCGTGACGAATCACTGCCCAAGCTCGATCCGCAGGATGAAGAGAGTCCAGCCTACTGGGGCAATGTGCTGGAGCCCATCGTCGCCTGGCATTACAGCAAGCGTAGCGGTAACCGAGTACGACGTATCAATGCAGTGCTGCAGCATCCGGATCCTAAACTACCGTGGATGCTGGCCAACATCGACCGTGAGGTCATCGGTACCGACGATGTACAAATCCTTGAATGCAAAACCGCCGGCATAAACGGGGCCCGCCTCTGGAAAGAGGGCGTGCCGGAGTATGTTCAGTTGCAGGTCATGCACCAATTGGTCGTGACTGGCAAACAAGCAGCGGATGTCGCGGTACTGCTGGGTGGCCAACATCTTGAGATCCATCGCATCGAGCGGGACGAATCGATGATTGCTCGGCTGATCGACCTGGAGCGGCTGTTCTGGGATTACGTGGTCAGTGACACCCCACCACCGGCCGATGGGTCGGCTTCAGCCGAAGCGGCGTTGCGCTGCCTCTACCCCGAGGACAACGGTCAGACCCTGGATTTCAGCCAGCACATGGAGCTGACCAGCACTTACCTGGAGTTCAAGGCTGTTCGCCAGAGTATTGCTCAACAGGAAACACGTGAGGCGCAGCTCAAGCAAGTCCTGCAACAGGCCATGGGCGCTGCCACTCGTGCGGAGTTTGCCGAGGGCTATATCAGTTGGAAGAAGTCCAAGGACAGCACCGGGCTGGATGTCGAGCAGATGCTCAAGGACAAACCCTACCTGCAAGCCCGCTACCCCAAGCTTAAGGAAGGCAGCCGCCGCTTCTTGATCGGCTGA
- a CDS encoding recombination directionality factor, with the protein MLKGLAITPPVLGRISIGKVVEKNGKRLPEKDDQFTITSQVQSRDGWLLHPLNEELRNGQDGKLRSIPIRLLFNEPELNFRADYNLFDRNTGRPVCVGNGETCKRLTKDGIQSLPCPSPDGCSLAQGNACKPYGRLNVVIGDDDPLGSFVFRTTGFNSIRTLAARLQYFQAISGNRLACLPLELRLRGKSTRQSHGTPIFYVDITVRSGLSMEDVLLEAKQLDETRQVSGFDQTALDRAARQGFNNGAFEDSEEDTGAIVEELFPAIEDFPRNEDAPPQPTASAKPSLAQKLEYQATRYNGRPSAQ; encoded by the coding sequence ATGCTCAAAGGTTTAGCGATCACCCCTCCAGTACTCGGGCGTATTTCCATCGGCAAGGTCGTCGAGAAAAATGGCAAACGTCTGCCGGAGAAAGACGATCAATTCACCATCACCTCACAGGTACAAAGCCGCGACGGCTGGCTGCTGCACCCACTCAATGAGGAACTGCGTAATGGCCAGGATGGAAAACTGCGCAGCATTCCGATCCGTTTATTGTTCAACGAGCCGGAGCTCAACTTTCGGGCTGACTACAACCTGTTCGACCGTAACACCGGCCGGCCGGTGTGCGTCGGCAATGGTGAGACCTGCAAGCGTTTGACCAAGGACGGCATCCAGTCGTTGCCCTGCCCTTCACCAGATGGCTGCTCACTGGCCCAAGGCAATGCCTGCAAGCCTTACGGCCGGCTGAATGTGGTGATTGGCGATGACGATCCGCTGGGTAGCTTTGTCTTTCGTACCACCGGTTTTAACAGCATTCGCACTCTGGCGGCACGCCTGCAGTATTTCCAAGCCATCTCCGGCAACCGCCTGGCCTGCCTGCCACTGGAGCTACGCCTGCGCGGTAAGTCCACCCGGCAGAGCCATGGCACGCCGATTTTCTACGTGGACATCACGGTACGCAGTGGCTTGAGCATGGAAGACGTTTTGCTGGAAGCCAAGCAGCTTGATGAAACCCGACAAGTCTCTGGCTTTGACCAGACCGCCTTGGATCGCGCGGCACGACAAGGCTTTAACAACGGCGCCTTTGAAGACAGTGAAGAGGACACCGGAGCCATCGTCGAGGAACTTTTCCCTGCCATTGAAGACTTCCCCCGCAACGAAGATGCCCCACCTCAACCGACTGCGTCTGCAAAGCCTTCACTGGCCCAAAAGCTGGAGTACCAGGCGACCCGATATAACGGCAGGCCTTCGGCCCAGTAA